Proteins from a genomic interval of Clostridium sp. AN503:
- a CDS encoding N-acetylmuramoyl-L-alanine amidase family protein, which yields MKGFKRMAAGLLALCLSSSLFMGQALAAVKKQETRTPITSVSIRVRSNVQADYDVEASSVNITTDSGQYTIGAYTWDSGKKDYLELGEVPKITVEIHAVSGYYFYKTTGSGKFQIDGAEYSKVKRINDDETSLLTLKLNPVSGELDITDNAEWVGYPLGKASWDPVEYAGAYELKLYRNGEQVQGVPKVNATTYDFYPFMTQPGDYYFKVRAIPKNSDEEKYIVSGDWVSSEEISVDSDETYGSDRSERNTDKLDPSQIGWQKNAEGWWYRNPDGSYPANTWKDIDGKRYLFGYDGYIMTGWQRKDGNYYYLDSNGAMQIGWLQDNRKWYYLGGDGVMQTGWITVDGKRYYMDPDGSMHKEWLLDNGTWYYFSPEDGTMVRDAYVGGYYLNQDGIWIY from the coding sequence ATGAAAGGGTTTAAAAGGATGGCAGCCGGGCTCCTGGCGCTTTGCTTAAGCAGCTCCCTGTTTATGGGACAGGCGCTGGCAGCAGTTAAGAAACAGGAGACAAGGACTCCGATCACATCCGTTTCCATACGGGTGCGTTCCAATGTCCAGGCCGACTATGATGTGGAGGCGTCCAGCGTCAATATCACGACAGACAGCGGACAGTATACTATAGGGGCTTATACCTGGGATTCCGGGAAAAAGGACTATCTGGAACTGGGCGAGGTCCCCAAGATAACCGTAGAGATCCATGCAGTGAGCGGCTACTATTTTTATAAGACCACCGGTTCCGGCAAGTTCCAGATCGACGGCGCCGAGTACAGCAAGGTAAAGCGGATCAATGACGATGAGACGTCGCTGCTCACCCTGAAGCTGAACCCCGTATCCGGCGAACTGGACATCACGGACAATGCAGAATGGGTGGGGTATCCTCTTGGCAAGGCCAGCTGGGACCCGGTTGAATACGCCGGCGCGTATGAGCTTAAGCTGTACCGCAACGGGGAGCAGGTCCAGGGAGTCCCCAAGGTGAATGCGACCACATATGATTTTTATCCGTTTATGACCCAGCCTGGGGATTATTATTTTAAGGTGAGGGCGATACCGAAGAATTCGGATGAGGAGAAATATATTGTCAGCGGGGACTGGGTCAGCTCCGAGGAGATCAGCGTTGATTCCGACGAGACCTACGGAAGCGACCGGTCTGAGCGGAATACGGACAAACTGGATCCTTCCCAGATCGGCTGGCAGAAGAACGCAGAGGGCTGGTGGTACCGGAATCCGGACGGATCTTATCCTGCCAACACCTGGAAGGATATCGACGGCAAGAGGTACCTGTTCGGATATGACGGCTATATCATGACCGGATGGCAGAGAAAGGATGGGAACTATTACTATCTGGACAGCAACGGCGCAATGCAGATCGGATGGCTCCAGGATAACCGCAAATGGTATTATCTGGGCGGAGACGGCGTGATGCAGACAGGATGGATCACGGTTGACGGGAAGCGGTATTATATGGATCCGGACGGCAGCATGCATAAAGAATGGCTCCTGGACAACGGCACCTGGTATTATTTCAGTCCCGAGGACGGTACGATGGTCAGGGATGCCTACGTAGGGGGATATTACCTGAATCAGGACGGGATCTGGATCTATTAA
- a CDS encoding N-acetylmuramoyl-L-alanine amidase family protein has translation MNKKYFSMAKTAAAILALSALWAGSAWGADTIIKSVSVRVESSVEADAGHGTVSATASSSKYHVVSSSLVNDKSNWKAGEVPRAEITIEAEEGYYFTRLNASKVSVRGAEYSSCRNQDDNRVAVITVKLDPVKGILEDVEDAYWEDGPLGKAKWGKVEGAPAYEVKLYRGNTLVHHVKKTTTTNYDFYGYMTVKGDYYFKVRAIPKLNSQEEYLEEGGWTESGIQEVTLRDATAAGDRKPAQTAGQPDNSYPTGRASGWEQDGNGWWYKNADGSHPTNCWQMIDGKWYLFGLDGYMLTGWQRWNGKEFYLTSNGDMVTGWFQDKRQWYYLDENKGKISGGWLAVGDQWYYMNYDGTMATGWISSGGSWYYLDPSNGQMVKDRMVGQYYINPDGVYVP, from the coding sequence ATGAATAAAAAATATTTTAGTATGGCAAAAACAGCGGCAGCCATATTGGCGCTGTCCGCTTTGTGGGCAGGCTCAGCATGGGGCGCGGATACGATCATAAAGTCCGTATCAGTGAGGGTAGAATCCTCAGTGGAGGCGGATGCCGGGCACGGTACGGTCTCTGCCACCGCAAGCAGTTCCAAATATCACGTGGTCTCCAGCAGCCTTGTAAATGACAAGAGCAACTGGAAGGCTGGCGAGGTACCGCGTGCCGAGATCACCATAGAAGCGGAGGAAGGCTACTATTTTACCAGACTGAATGCAAGTAAGGTCTCGGTCAGGGGCGCCGAATACTCCTCCTGCCGCAATCAGGACGACAACCGCGTTGCGGTGATCACCGTGAAACTGGACCCGGTAAAAGGGATATTGGAGGACGTGGAGGACGCTTACTGGGAGGACGGCCCTCTTGGCAAGGCGAAATGGGGCAAGGTAGAAGGAGCGCCGGCCTACGAGGTCAAGCTGTACCGGGGCAACACCCTGGTGCACCATGTAAAAAAGACCACCACGACCAATTATGATTTTTACGGATATATGACTGTGAAGGGAGACTACTATTTTAAGGTAAGGGCCATTCCCAAGCTGAACTCCCAGGAGGAATATCTGGAGGAAGGCGGGTGGACAGAGTCCGGGATACAGGAAGTCACCCTCAGGGATGCGACAGCGGCGGGAGACCGGAAGCCAGCCCAGACAGCGGGGCAGCCGGACAACTCTTATCCGACGGGCCGGGCTTCCGGCTGGGAGCAGGATGGAAACGGCTGGTGGTACAAGAATGCGGACGGCAGCCATCCGACCAACTGCTGGCAGATGATAGACGGCAAATGGTATTTATTCGGCCTGGACGGCTATATGCTGACCGGCTGGCAGAGGTGGAACGGCAAGGAGTTTTACCTTACCAGCAATGGGGATATGGTGACAGGCTGGTTCCAGGACAAGCGCCAGTGGTATTACCTGGATGAGAATAAAGGAAAGATATCCGGCGGCTGGCTGGCCGTGGGAGACCAGTGGTATTATATGAACTATGACGGGACTATGGCAACCGGATGGATCTCTTCCGGCGGGAGCTGGTATTATCTGGACCCCTCTAACGGGCAGATGGTGAAAGACCGCATGGTGGGACAGTACTATATCAATCCAGACGGTGTTTACGTACCATAA
- a CDS encoding NlpC/P60 family protein, whose protein sequence is MRHTKIPVRILALSVILSAGFGCCVPGPFFAVTIPEAERERRAAEARQEAAERDMELLEQGKENSAREADALDLELTALLTDMELLEEDISGLRDQIGDADKVYRQTKADQDRRYAMLKKRIQFLYEEGEITYLDILLRSKNIGDVINGTEYFQQLYEYDKNMILDYEDIKKEAMQQKETLEEKQSELLAMEQEHGQRKTALESAVTGKRAEAADFDRRLSEAEQEAQLWARTAREKTEQIRVLQEQAAQRRRQEAERLAAQRRAAGTAGPDVSGTAIARAPVKSMGGSLFGRQVADYALQFVGNPYVWGGTSLTGGADCSGFTQSVYKHFGVNIPRTSGEQAYYGREIAYEDMEPGDLICYPGHVSMYIGDGKIVHARSTKAGIRVDDDPAYRTIVSIRRPWQ, encoded by the coding sequence ATGAGGCACACAAAGATACCTGTCCGGATACTGGCCTTGTCGGTCATCCTGTCAGCGGGATTTGGATGCTGCGTCCCTGGACCGTTTTTTGCCGTTACCATACCGGAAGCGGAGCGGGAACGGCGGGCGGCAGAGGCGAGACAGGAGGCAGCGGAGCGGGATATGGAGCTGCTGGAACAGGGAAAAGAGAATTCTGCCCGGGAGGCAGATGCGCTGGATCTGGAACTGACCGCGCTCCTTACGGATATGGAGCTGTTGGAGGAAGATATCAGCGGTCTCCGGGATCAGATCGGGGATGCGGATAAGGTGTACCGGCAGACGAAAGCAGACCAGGACCGCAGGTATGCCATGCTGAAAAAGCGTATCCAGTTTCTCTACGAGGAGGGGGAGATCACATATCTCGATATCCTTCTCCGGTCGAAAAATATAGGCGATGTGATCAACGGGACAGAGTATTTCCAGCAGTTATATGAATATGACAAAAACATGATCCTTGATTATGAGGATATAAAAAAAGAAGCCATGCAGCAAAAAGAGACCCTGGAGGAGAAGCAGTCCGAGCTGCTCGCCATGGAGCAGGAACACGGGCAGCGCAAGACAGCGCTTGAGTCTGCAGTTACCGGGAAGCGGGCGGAAGCTGCTGATTTTGACCGCAGGCTCTCAGAGGCGGAGCAGGAAGCCCAGCTGTGGGCCAGGACTGCCAGGGAGAAGACCGAACAGATCCGGGTCCTGCAGGAACAGGCCGCGCAGAGACGGAGACAGGAGGCGGAGCGTCTGGCAGCGCAGAGAAGGGCAGCAGGGACCGCAGGGCCGGATGTCTCCGGGACGGCGATCGCCAGGGCGCCTGTAAAAAGCATGGGAGGCAGCCTGTTCGGACGCCAGGTGGCCGATTATGCACTGCAGTTTGTGGGGAATCCCTATGTATGGGGAGGGACCAGCCTGACTGGCGGGGCTGATTGTTCCGGCTTTACCCAGTCGGTATATAAGCACTTTGGGGTAAATATCCCAAGGACTTCGGGAGAACAGGCATATTACGGCAGAGAGATCGCTTATGAGGATATGGAGCCGGGAGACCTGATCTGCTATCCGGGGCATGTTTCCATGTATATCGGTGATGGAAAGATCGTCCATGCAAGGTCGACCAAAGCGGGGATCCGCGTGGACGACGATCCGGCTTACCGGACGATCGTATCGATCCGGAGGCCGTGGCAATAA
- a CDS encoding alpha/beta hydrolase: MKKVIKPGRERKSINFIDNITYSRQKDLKGNEMELKMSIMLQNGNSEMRLAAGRDDESDDRTPKPALLWIPGGGYRGCDKNLMVAEMQFLAEAGYVLASMYYRSSAEGHLPDQIIDVKTAIRFLRAHADEYEIDPDRIGVIGRSAGGHLAALAAVNSDLYDSGEWGGFSSRVQACCDLFGPVDFLKLIDIDEEKIRTEPDYRWKTMEETHEGAVLGGDPATMRERARQFCPPYILTEALSPILILHGDCDKLVPWTISEDFYNRIVDAGMEDRAEFYILQGAGHGTKEFFQAETKALILRFFDRCLRQEAF; encoded by the coding sequence ATGAAAAAAGTGATCAAACCGGGCAGGGAACGAAAAAGCATTAATTTTATTGATAATATTACATATTCCAGACAGAAGGATCTTAAGGGCAATGAGATGGAGCTGAAAATGTCCATCATGCTGCAGAACGGGAACAGCGAAATGCGACTGGCTGCAGGGCGAGATGACGAGAGCGATGACAGGACTCCAAAGCCTGCGCTCCTCTGGATTCCGGGCGGCGGCTACCGGGGCTGTGATAAAAACCTGATGGTGGCGGAAATGCAGTTCCTGGCGGAAGCCGGATATGTACTGGCGTCCATGTATTACCGCAGCAGCGCAGAGGGGCATCTCCCGGATCAGATCATAGATGTGAAAACGGCAATCCGGTTCCTGCGCGCCCACGCGGACGAGTATGAGATCGATCCGGATCGGATCGGTGTGATCGGAAGATCCGCAGGAGGGCATCTGGCGGCTTTGGCTGCGGTCAATTCCGACCTGTACGACAGCGGAGAATGGGGCGGTTTTTCATCCAGAGTACAGGCCTGCTGTGATCTGTTCGGTCCGGTGGATTTTCTGAAGCTGATCGATATTGATGAGGAGAAGATCCGGACGGAGCCGGATTACCGCTGGAAGACCATGGAAGAAACCCACGAGGGCGCAGTCCTGGGCGGAGACCCGGCTACCATGCGGGAGCGGGCCAGGCAGTTCTGCCCGCCCTATATCCTGACGGAGGCATTAAGCCCGATCCTGATCCTTCACGGAGACTGCGACAAGCTGGTCCCGTGGACCATAAGCGAGGATTTTTATAACAGGATTGTGGACGCCGGAATGGAAGACCGGGCTGAGTTTTATATCCTGCAGGGCGCGGGGCACGGAACGAAAGAATTTTTCCAGGCGGAGACGAAAGCCCTGATCCTGCGGTTTTTTGACAGGTGCTTAAGGCAGGAGGCGTTTTAG
- a CDS encoding DUF3237 domain-containing protein encodes MKVKLDAELVMELRADCPEEDRLVVGGNDWGYLKVIQIRGGHFEGEKLKGRVVPGGADWNLGVGGDSEDTVHSRTVSAKYLLQTDDGVYIAIENLGYKYTEQEKNTLIQTRPSFHAPRGRYEWLNYGVYVGSLSGSTVDGVRGVDIKIYKMM; translated from the coding sequence ATGAAAGTAAAGCTGGATGCAGAGCTGGTCATGGAACTGAGGGCAGATTGTCCTGAGGAAGACCGCCTGGTGGTGGGAGGCAATGACTGGGGATATTTAAAGGTGATCCAGATCAGGGGCGGCCATTTTGAGGGGGAAAAGCTTAAGGGGCGTGTGGTCCCCGGAGGAGCCGACTGGAATCTGGGGGTCGGAGGTGACAGCGAGGATACGGTACATTCCCGCACTGTGTCTGCGAAATATCTCCTTCAGACAGATGACGGCGTTTATATAGCCATTGAGAACCTGGGGTATAAGTATACCGAGCAGGAGAAAAACACGTTGATCCAGACCCGCCCATCCTTCCATGCGCCGCGGGGGAGATACGAGTGGCTCAATTATGGCGTATATGTGGGAAGCCTGTCCGGAAGTACAGTGGACGGCGTGCGCGGCGTGGATATAAAGATTTATAAAATGATGTAG
- a CDS encoding alpha/beta hydrolase, producing MLTREEKEHMVTVLRGTSVAKENITPEYCRNLELAVREEAEAPTCEGPVKCYVFTAKNRTPGCRVHINVHGGGFVRPHVLRDEIYSARVADAIEGIVVDVDYSLAPEYPYPTAFNQCYDVCRWVFAMLDVWDGDAKRVSMGGHSAGANLTAAVCLKANQTKDFKLCLQVLDYGAFDLVTDPADKPGAETNMIPAERGRMFSLAYTDGNLDLLKDPYCSPLLASDEMLAGLPEALVISAGNDNFRFEDEQYAKRMIAAGVKVTAKRFLDSYHGFIVHCTEEWKEGQELVIGSIRQASL from the coding sequence ATGCTGACAAGAGAAGAAAAAGAACATATGGTCACGGTCCTGCGGGGCACAAGTGTCGCAAAGGAGAATATCACGCCGGAATACTGCCGAAACCTAGAGCTGGCCGTGCGGGAAGAAGCAGAAGCCCCCACCTGCGAAGGCCCGGTGAAATGCTATGTATTTACTGCAAAAAACCGGACGCCGGGATGCCGGGTCCATATCAATGTCCACGGAGGCGGGTTTGTGCGTCCCCATGTACTCCGGGATGAGATTTATTCCGCCAGGGTGGCGGACGCCATCGAGGGGATCGTGGTCGATGTGGATTACAGCCTGGCTCCCGAATATCCGTATCCGACCGCATTCAACCAGTGCTATGACGTGTGCAGATGGGTGTTTGCCATGCTGGATGTCTGGGACGGCGATGCAAAACGGGTCTCCATGGGCGGACACAGCGCAGGCGCGAACCTGACGGCGGCTGTCTGCCTGAAAGCCAATCAGACAAAGGACTTTAAGCTCTGCCTTCAGGTCCTGGATTACGGGGCGTTTGACCTGGTGACAGATCCGGCGGACAAGCCGGGCGCAGAAACCAATATGATCCCGGCGGAGCGCGGGCGGATGTTCAGTCTGGCATATACGGACGGCAACCTGGATCTGCTGAAAGACCCATACTGCAGTCCGCTCCTGGCATCCGATGAGATGCTTGCCGGTCTTCCGGAAGCGCTGGTGATCAGCGCCGGAAACGATAATTTCCGCTTTGAGGACGAGCAGTATGCGAAACGTATGATCGCAGCCGGGGTGAAGGTGACTGCAAAGCGTTTCCTGGACTCTTATCATGGATTTATCGTACATTGTACGGAGGAGTGGAAAGAAGGCCAGGAGCTTGTGATCGGATCGATCCGTCAGGCGTCACTCTGA
- a CDS encoding tripartite tricarboxylate transporter permease, whose amino-acid sequence MASYLSALGVLFQPVNFIMMYLCCVVGCVLGAIPGLSGGLGITLILPMTFALNTNLSFAMLLGMYVGGVSGSFIAAVLVGIPGSAASIGTCYDGYPMTQKGKAARALTIGITGSFIGTMVSIIIATLCSTYIADIALLLGPWEYFSLCLMAITMVVGLSNGSIFKGLLAAFFGLWLSTVGADMVTNQLRFTFKNTNLYGGINVICLLMGTFALQQVATSYAKGNLDMPKVDAGSLKGFGLTLKDITDNMKTIIASLGIGLGIGFLPGMGSGIANLIAYGQAKSMSKHPEEFGTGIDAGVWATEVSNNAGVGGALIPMIALGIPGDATTVLLMSAMTIHGLQAGPMFIKNNPDLANLIFAAVLVSAILILITELFTKRWFPLLLKAPYHYLYSAILMICFLGAYSASTSMFSVYLVLVFGAVGIMMEFFKMPGTPLMLAFILGSKIESYFRMGCSYAKGDMTSFVTRPISLVLLLIALYSVVGPLIGKALKSRRAKNK is encoded by the coding sequence ATGGCAAGTTATCTTTCTGCACTGGGCGTATTGTTCCAGCCGGTGAATTTCATCATGATGTACCTCTGCTGCGTGGTCGGCTGTGTACTCGGTGCGATTCCCGGATTGTCAGGCGGGCTCGGCATTACCCTGATTCTGCCCATGACCTTTGCGCTCAATACGAATTTAAGCTTTGCAATGCTGTTAGGCATGTATGTGGGCGGCGTGTCCGGTTCCTTTATCGCCGCTGTGCTGGTGGGGATTCCAGGTTCGGCGGCATCGATCGGAACCTGCTACGACGGATATCCGATGACTCAGAAGGGCAAAGCGGCCAGGGCGCTGACCATAGGGATCACCGGTTCCTTTATCGGTACCATGGTCTCGATCATTATCGCGACGCTGTGCTCTACCTATATAGCCGACATTGCGCTGCTGTTGGGACCGTGGGAGTACTTCAGCCTCTGTCTGATGGCGATCACCATGGTAGTGGGCTTGAGCAACGGCTCTATTTTTAAAGGCCTGCTTGCGGCGTTTTTTGGCCTGTGGCTCTCTACGGTGGGAGCTGATATGGTCACCAACCAGCTGCGGTTCACATTTAAAAACACCAATCTGTATGGCGGGATCAATGTGATCTGTCTGCTTATGGGAACCTTTGCACTGCAGCAGGTTGCCACCAGCTATGCCAAGGGCAATCTGGATATGCCAAAGGTTGACGCCGGTTCCTTAAAGGGCTTTGGCCTTACCCTAAAAGACATCACCGACAATATGAAAACCATCATAGCGTCTCTTGGAATCGGACTTGGTATCGGCTTTTTACCCGGCATGGGCTCCGGGATCGCAAACCTGATCGCTTATGGGCAGGCCAAGAGCATGAGTAAGCATCCGGAGGAGTTCGGCACTGGTATCGACGCCGGCGTCTGGGCTACGGAGGTTTCCAACAACGCAGGTGTGGGCGGCGCGCTGATCCCGATGATCGCGCTCGGTATTCCGGGAGATGCGACGACGGTGCTTTTGATGTCGGCCATGACCATCCACGGACTGCAGGCAGGCCCGATGTTTATCAAGAATAACCCGGATCTGGCGAACCTTATCTTCGCAGCGGTGCTGGTTTCCGCGATCCTGATCCTGATCACGGAGCTGTTTACGAAACGCTGGTTCCCCCTGCTTTTGAAAGCGCCCTACCACTATCTCTACAGTGCGATCCTGATGATCTGCTTCCTGGGGGCGTACTCGGCTTCCACCTCCATGTTCAGCGTGTACTTAGTGCTGGTGTTTGGAGCGGTCGGGATCATGATGGAGTTCTTTAAAATGCCGGGAACGCCGCTGATGCTGGCATTCATCCTGGGCAGCAAGATCGAGAGCTATTTCCGCATGGGCTGTTCCTATGCAAAAGGGGATATGACGTCCTTTGTGACGCGTCCCATCTCACTGGTACTGTTGTTGATCGCTCTTTACAGCGTCGTTGGTCCGTTGATCGGCAAGGCATTAAAGAGCCGCAGGGCAAAAAATAAATGA
- a CDS encoding tripartite tricarboxylate transporter TctB family protein: MKKLNRTYIMGAVFLVFSVWVLWQTTMIPERLVSNEPGPKLFPYISAFGMILMAVLSMVFDGRKEAEEAKKGPAPYLDQAGWKRMFLIMAECIMFCAAMNWIGFWITSMAGMMIFILTLRAEKKINLIFAVVLSVLLGSICYFGFTRGFHIPLPKGVVWESLGIRMP, from the coding sequence ATGAAGAAATTGAACCGTACATACATTATGGGCGCCGTATTCCTTGTGTTCTCTGTGTGGGTCCTGTGGCAGACGACCATGATTCCGGAGCGGCTGGTTTCCAACGAACCGGGGCCCAAGCTGTTTCCATATATTTCTGCGTTCGGCATGATCCTTATGGCTGTACTCTCCATGGTTTTTGACGGGCGAAAGGAAGCGGAGGAAGCGAAAAAAGGTCCGGCGCCTTACCTGGACCAGGCTGGGTGGAAACGCATGTTTCTGATCATGGCTGAATGCATTATGTTCTGTGCCGCCATGAACTGGATCGGTTTTTGGATCACCTCTATGGCGGGGATGATGATATTCATCCTCACACTCAGGGCAGAAAAGAAGATCAATCTGATCTTTGCAGTCGTTCTAAGTGTTTTGCTTGGCAGCATCTGTTACTTTGGCTTCACAAGAGGCTTTCATATTCCACTGCCCAAGGGCGTTGTCTGGGAATCCCTTGGCATCCGGATGCCATAA
- a CDS encoding tripartite tricarboxylate transporter substrate-binding protein, giving the protein MKKNRILVSAMAVCLAAASLTGCSSDGGASAAADTTEGKAATAAQNQDVAPAEGGAWAAGANVYIDVPAKAGGGTDLYTRYLSQALTEVCPGVNFIVTNYDTSEVGMEHVKNAAPDGLTLGTCHGGAIIQYLCGSSEVNIKDDLKVVGIMNQGGPQAIIAKPDAPYKNFMEFAEYVKANPGEVVVGCSLGGTTQVLFTSLVEGLTGDAGLVNYVQCSSEADKLTNVASGAIDIANCSIPNAQSYDADGKLTVLGSLGPKVATLENMSELVGMELDGKFATTQEQGVDTTWDSNYYVVAPKDTPDEVCRAINEAIMKATEVSSFIEGNNAMATYIDAVDYQGSVDALAAEWQFQDDLVTAMGLKVR; this is encoded by the coding sequence ATGAAAAAGAACAGAATTTTGGTATCAGCGATGGCGGTATGTCTGGCAGCGGCAAGCCTGACAGGGTGTTCCTCAGACGGAGGAGCTTCGGCGGCAGCAGACACGACGGAGGGGAAGGCGGCGACAGCAGCGCAGAACCAGGACGTAGCCCCAGCCGAAGGAGGCGCATGGGCGGCAGGAGCCAATGTGTATATCGACGTTCCGGCAAAGGCAGGCGGCGGAACAGACCTTTATACCCGGTATCTCTCCCAGGCTCTTACAGAGGTGTGTCCAGGCGTCAACTTTATTGTCACCAACTATGATACCAGTGAAGTGGGCATGGAGCACGTGAAGAATGCGGCTCCGGACGGCCTCACCCTTGGCACCTGCCATGGCGGAGCGATCATCCAGTATCTCTGCGGGTCATCTGAGGTCAATATTAAGGACGATCTAAAGGTGGTAGGCATCATGAACCAGGGAGGTCCCCAGGCGATCATCGCAAAGCCGGATGCGCCGTACAAGAATTTTATGGAGTTTGCCGAGTATGTCAAAGCAAATCCGGGCGAGGTCGTGGTAGGCTGTTCCTTAGGAGGCACCACGCAGGTGCTGTTCACTTCTCTTGTGGAAGGACTGACCGGAGATGCAGGTCTTGTCAATTATGTGCAGTGCTCCTCTGAGGCGGATAAGCTGACCAATGTGGCCTCCGGTGCGATCGATATTGCAAACTGCTCCATTCCCAATGCACAGTCTTATGACGCTGACGGCAAGCTGACCGTTCTGGGCAGCCTGGGGCCGAAGGTTGCAACACTGGAGAATATGAGCGAGCTGGTCGGCATGGAGTTAGACGGCAAGTTTGCCACCACCCAGGAACAGGGCGTAGATACCACATGGGATTCCAACTATTATGTAGTGGCGCCGAAGGACACCCCGGATGAGGTCTGCAGGGCGATCAACGAGGCGATCATGAAAGCAACAGAGGTTTCATCCTTTATCGAAGGCAACAACGCTATGGCAACCTATATTGACGCAGTTGACTATCAGGGATCGGTCGATGCGCTGGCGGCGGAGTGGCAGTTCCAGGATGACCTGGTAACCGCTATGGGGTTAAAAGTCCGCTGA
- a CDS encoding LysR family transcriptional regulator, which produces MNTKQLSYIISIAEHGNLTAAAAELSVSQPALSKYLTELEEELGTDLFLRHKKRLYLTAAGKIYVESARRIISVKEQTYQMISALSGSYQKTITVGITPLRGAMAMARIFPHFHKRYPHINIALKEQYPAELRQSVLNRTVDLALRTCIDLEDPEVQFISAHEEDLVLFVPSFHPLASLAAPDLQNLTPVEIHRFQDTPFLIGKKGSTIRQLTDIIFQENQMQPTIVYESDNNLILKNMAQNGAGITLLPRFHMEPCSSVVYFRLKPNYSMHMAIMAPKNHVLTEEERYLAALNFASESSPSYRFNPCPLAKEIIDEFRISGLLY; this is translated from the coding sequence ATGAACACAAAACAGCTGTCCTATATCATATCCATCGCAGAACACGGGAACCTTACCGCCGCTGCCGCAGAGCTTTCCGTCTCCCAGCCCGCTCTCAGCAAATATCTGACCGAGCTGGAGGAGGAACTGGGGACTGATCTTTTTCTGCGCCATAAAAAAAGACTCTACCTGACCGCAGCAGGTAAAATCTATGTGGAATCCGCCAGGCGGATCATCTCCGTAAAGGAACAGACCTATCAGATGATAAGCGCCCTGTCCGGCAGTTATCAGAAGACGATCACGGTGGGCATCACGCCTCTGCGGGGCGCTATGGCGATGGCAAGGATCTTTCCCCATTTCCACAAGCGCTACCCTCATATCAATATTGCTCTGAAAGAACAATATCCGGCGGAGCTCCGGCAGTCTGTGCTGAACCGTACGGTCGATCTGGCCCTGCGCACCTGCATCGATCTGGAGGACCCGGAGGTCCAGTTCATCTCCGCCCACGAGGAGGACTTGGTGCTCTTTGTCCCTTCTTTCCACCCACTGGCCTCACTGGCTGCGCCCGATCTGCAAAACCTGACTCCGGTGGAGATCCACCGGTTCCAGGATACCCCTTTTCTTATCGGCAAGAAGGGTTCTACGATCCGGCAGCTTACCGATATTATCTTTCAGGAAAACCAGATGCAGCCCACGATCGTATATGAATCTGATAATAACTTAATCCTCAAGAACATGGCCCAAAACGGCGCCGGGATCACCCTCCTGCCCCGCTTTCATATGGAACCGTGCAGCAGCGTGGTCTACTTTCGCCTAAAGCCCAATTACTCCATGCACATGGCGATCATGGCACCAAAGAACCATGTACTGACAGAGGAAGAACGATACCTGGCCGCACTGAACTTCGCATCGGAATCCAGTCCCAGCTACCGGTTCAATCCCTGTCCGCTGGCAAAGGAGATCATCGATGAATTCCGGATCTCCGGATTGTTATATTAG